In Topomyia yanbarensis strain Yona2022 chromosome 2, ASM3024719v1, whole genome shotgun sequence, one DNA window encodes the following:
- the LOC131678390 gene encoding serine/threonine-protein kinase TBK1 isoform X2, giving the protein MNSFLRGSTNYVWCTTSVLGKGATGAVFQGVNKHNGEPVAVKTFNQLSHMRPHDVQMREFEVLRKVKHNNIVKLLDIEDDQEGRGKVIVMELCTGGSLFNILDDPENTYGLPQREFLLVLEHLSAGMKHLRDNNLVHRDLKPGNIMKYISEDGQTIYKLTDFGAARELEENQQFVSLYGTEEYLHPDMYERAVLRKSINRSFTANVDLWSIGVTLYHVATGNLPFRPYGGRKNKETMHHITTKKAPGVISGTQTSENGPIDWCRHLPAHCQLKAGLKYLVTPLLAGLLEENQKRMWSFDRFFYEVQHILNKKMLHIFYANRAASIEVYMDPEETCFNLKEHIFVQTDVPHSSQLLLMESELFELKVGTNSSARGYAATEANNPLMLFNIENNNVTLPVELDLPKFPSFPSGVSVENDASLAKVACSVGHECKRRMETFSSLDSLMSKAVEQFAGLLKNLLVKLHERVQHLEDIGNSVWEIADLVEICVLNDKATSISTELNGLKAAFQRVSDPVQQLHNRFVVEESLSRDWNTAYRDLRSPNKHRVNEKAKYLVDRLRDSWQHLLRDRATRSLTYNDEQFHALEKIKITETGKRVKSLLNDDVRPAVELEAECLADWYKKAQTIFLQTQFLHKDVVTHEEMLYDIRDRLVQIKEDLKEDIKNDGEVSKIANETTVAEQNLECMKKSKEMQCYLKILLNYQREINKILQQNKELVEAVHQLSVNGDESA; this is encoded by the exons ATGAATTCCTTTCTGCGTGGCTCGACAAATTACGTTTGGTGTACGACCAGTGTCCTGGGCAAAGGAGCAACAGGTGCAGTCTTCCAGGGGGTCAACAAGCACAATGGGGAACCCGTTGCAGTGAAAACATTCAACCAGCTTAGCCACATGCGACCTCACGATGTCCAGATGCGAGAGTTCGAAGTGCTCCGCAAAGTGAAACATAACAATATTGTCAAGTTGCTGGATATCGAAGATGATCAGGAGGGCCGCGGGAAAGTAATCGTAATGGAGCTGTGCACAGGAGGGAGCCTCTTTAACATACTGGATGACCCTGAAAACACGTACGGATTGCCACAGAGAGAGTTTCTGCTGGTTTTGGAGCATCTCTCCGCTGGAATGAAACATTTGCGAGATAACAATCTTGTGCACAGGGATTTGAAGCCAGGAAACATAATGAAATACATTTCCGAGGACGGTCAAACTATTTACAAGTTGACGGACTTTGGGGCGGCGCGAGAACTGGAGGAGAATCAACAATTTGTTTCATTGTATGGTACGGAAGAGTACCTCCATCCGGATATGTACGAGAGGGCCGTCCTGAGAAAATCAATCAACAGAAGCTTCACGGCGAATGTAGATTTGTGGTCAATAGGAGTTACGTTGTATCATGTTGCTACAGGGAACCTGCCCTTTCGTCCTTACGGTGGACGTAAAAATAAGGAAACGATGCATCATATAACCACTAAAAAGGCCCCGGGAGTTATATCCGGTACACAAACCAGTGAAAACGGCCCCATTGATTGGTGTCGGCATTTGCCCGCGCACTGTCAGCTGAAGGCAGGGTTGAAGTATCTTGTCACACCATTACTTGCTGGTTTGTTGGAGGAGAATCAAAAGCGGATGTGGTCTTTTGATAGGTTCTTCTATGAAGTGCAGCATATTTTGAACAAGAAAATGTTGCACATTTTCTACGCAAATCGAGCAGCCTCTATCGAAGTCTACATGGACCCAGAGGAAACCTGCTTCAATCTGAAGGAGCACATTTTCGTGCAGACTGATGTGCCGCACAGCTCGCAGCTGTTGCTGATGGAATCGGAGTTGTTCGAGCTTAAAGTTGGCACAAATAGTAGTG CACGAGGGTATGCAGCAACCGAAGCGAATAATCCCCTGATGCTGTTCAATATCGAAAACAATAACGTAACACTTCCCGTCGAGCTGGATTTGCCCAAATTTCCATCGTTCCCCAGCGGtgtgtcggttgaaaatgacgCCAGTCTAGCGAAGGTTGCCTGCAGCGTTGGACATGAGTGCAAACGACGGATGGAGACTTTTTCCAGCTTGGATTCACTGATGAGCAAGGCAGTGGAACAATTTGCGGGACTGCTAAAGAACCTGCTTGTCAAGCTGCATGA ACGCGTTCAACACTTGGAAGATATCGGTAATTCTGTGTGGGAAATAGCCGATTTGGTCGAAATATGTGTGCTGAAT GACAAAGCCACATCAATCAGTACCGAACTGAACGGTCTAAAGGCAGCCTTCCAGCGTGTTTCGGATCCGGTTCAACAGCTTCACAATCGCTTCGTCGTGGAGGAATCACTGAGCCGGGATTGGAATACTGCCTATCGGGATCTGCGCAGCCCAAACAAACACCGAGTTAACGAGAAAGCAAAGTATTTGGTGGACCGCTTGCGTGATTCCTGGCAGCATCTACTGCGGGATCGTGCAACCCGCTCGTTAACTTACAATGACGAACAGTTTCACGCACTGGAAAAGATTAAGATTACGGAAACTGGTAAGCGGGTGAAATCGCTGTTGAATGACGATGTGCGACCAGCGGTTGAGCTGGAGGCCGAATGCTTGGCCGATTGGTACAAGAAGGCACAGACGATTTTCCTACAGACACAGTTTCTGCATAAGGATGTCGTTACTCACGAGGAAATGCTGTACGACATCCGGGACCGGTTGGTTCAGATCAAAGAAGATTTGAAGGAGGACATCAAAAACGATGGAGAGGTTTCCAAGATTGCAAATGAGACCACGGTTGCCGAGCAGAACCTAGAATGCATGAAGAAATCTAAGGAAATGCAGTGTTACTTAAAG ATCCTGTTGAACTATCAGCGTGAAATCAATAAGATTCTTCAACAGAACAAAGAACTTGTGGAAGCTGTTCATCAGTTGTCAGTAAACGGTGACGAATCAGCGTAA
- the LOC131678390 gene encoding serine/threonine-protein kinase TBK1 isoform X1: MNSFLRGSTNYVWCTTSVLGKGATGAVFQGVNKHNGEPVAVKTFNQLSHMRPHDVQMREFEVLRKVKHNNIVKLLDIEDDQEGRGKVIVMELCTGGSLFNILDDPENTYGLPQREFLLVLEHLSAGMKHLRDNNLVHRDLKPGNIMKYISEDGQTIYKLTDFGAARELEENQQFVSLYGTEEYLHPDMYERAVLRKSINRSFTANVDLWSIGVTLYHVATGNLPFRPYGGRKNKETMHHITTKKAPGVISGTQTSENGPIDWCRHLPAHCQLKAGLKYLVTPLLAGLLEENQKRMWSFDRFFYEVQHILNKKMLHIFYANRAASIEVYMDPEETCFNLKEHIFVQTDVPHSSQLLLMESELFELKVGTNSSARGYAATEANNPLMLFNIENNNVTLPVELDLPKFPSFPSGVSVENDASLAKVACSVGHECKRRMETFSSLDSLMSKAVEQFAGLLKNLLVKLHERVQHLEDIGNSVWEIADLVEICVLNNDSYQDKATSISTELNGLKAAFQRVSDPVQQLHNRFVVEESLSRDWNTAYRDLRSPNKHRVNEKAKYLVDRLRDSWQHLLRDRATRSLTYNDEQFHALEKIKITETGKRVKSLLNDDVRPAVELEAECLADWYKKAQTIFLQTQFLHKDVVTHEEMLYDIRDRLVQIKEDLKEDIKNDGEVSKIANETTVAEQNLECMKKSKEMQCYLKILLNYQREINKILQQNKELVEAVHQLSVNGDESA; the protein is encoded by the exons ATGAATTCCTTTCTGCGTGGCTCGACAAATTACGTTTGGTGTACGACCAGTGTCCTGGGCAAAGGAGCAACAGGTGCAGTCTTCCAGGGGGTCAACAAGCACAATGGGGAACCCGTTGCAGTGAAAACATTCAACCAGCTTAGCCACATGCGACCTCACGATGTCCAGATGCGAGAGTTCGAAGTGCTCCGCAAAGTGAAACATAACAATATTGTCAAGTTGCTGGATATCGAAGATGATCAGGAGGGCCGCGGGAAAGTAATCGTAATGGAGCTGTGCACAGGAGGGAGCCTCTTTAACATACTGGATGACCCTGAAAACACGTACGGATTGCCACAGAGAGAGTTTCTGCTGGTTTTGGAGCATCTCTCCGCTGGAATGAAACATTTGCGAGATAACAATCTTGTGCACAGGGATTTGAAGCCAGGAAACATAATGAAATACATTTCCGAGGACGGTCAAACTATTTACAAGTTGACGGACTTTGGGGCGGCGCGAGAACTGGAGGAGAATCAACAATTTGTTTCATTGTATGGTACGGAAGAGTACCTCCATCCGGATATGTACGAGAGGGCCGTCCTGAGAAAATCAATCAACAGAAGCTTCACGGCGAATGTAGATTTGTGGTCAATAGGAGTTACGTTGTATCATGTTGCTACAGGGAACCTGCCCTTTCGTCCTTACGGTGGACGTAAAAATAAGGAAACGATGCATCATATAACCACTAAAAAGGCCCCGGGAGTTATATCCGGTACACAAACCAGTGAAAACGGCCCCATTGATTGGTGTCGGCATTTGCCCGCGCACTGTCAGCTGAAGGCAGGGTTGAAGTATCTTGTCACACCATTACTTGCTGGTTTGTTGGAGGAGAATCAAAAGCGGATGTGGTCTTTTGATAGGTTCTTCTATGAAGTGCAGCATATTTTGAACAAGAAAATGTTGCACATTTTCTACGCAAATCGAGCAGCCTCTATCGAAGTCTACATGGACCCAGAGGAAACCTGCTTCAATCTGAAGGAGCACATTTTCGTGCAGACTGATGTGCCGCACAGCTCGCAGCTGTTGCTGATGGAATCGGAGTTGTTCGAGCTTAAAGTTGGCACAAATAGTAGTG CACGAGGGTATGCAGCAACCGAAGCGAATAATCCCCTGATGCTGTTCAATATCGAAAACAATAACGTAACACTTCCCGTCGAGCTGGATTTGCCCAAATTTCCATCGTTCCCCAGCGGtgtgtcggttgaaaatgacgCCAGTCTAGCGAAGGTTGCCTGCAGCGTTGGACATGAGTGCAAACGACGGATGGAGACTTTTTCCAGCTTGGATTCACTGATGAGCAAGGCAGTGGAACAATTTGCGGGACTGCTAAAGAACCTGCTTGTCAAGCTGCATGA ACGCGTTCAACACTTGGAAGATATCGGTAATTCTGTGTGGGAAATAGCCGATTTGGTCGAAATATGTGTGCTGAAT AACGATTCCTACCAGGACAAAGCCACATCAATCAGTACCGAACTGAACGGTCTAAAGGCAGCCTTCCAGCGTGTTTCGGATCCGGTTCAACAGCTTCACAATCGCTTCGTCGTGGAGGAATCACTGAGCCGGGATTGGAATACTGCCTATCGGGATCTGCGCAGCCCAAACAAACACCGAGTTAACGAGAAAGCAAAGTATTTGGTGGACCGCTTGCGTGATTCCTGGCAGCATCTACTGCGGGATCGTGCAACCCGCTCGTTAACTTACAATGACGAACAGTTTCACGCACTGGAAAAGATTAAGATTACGGAAACTGGTAAGCGGGTGAAATCGCTGTTGAATGACGATGTGCGACCAGCGGTTGAGCTGGAGGCCGAATGCTTGGCCGATTGGTACAAGAAGGCACAGACGATTTTCCTACAGACACAGTTTCTGCATAAGGATGTCGTTACTCACGAGGAAATGCTGTACGACATCCGGGACCGGTTGGTTCAGATCAAAGAAGATTTGAAGGAGGACATCAAAAACGATGGAGAGGTTTCCAAGATTGCAAATGAGACCACGGTTGCCGAGCAGAACCTAGAATGCATGAAGAAATCTAAGGAAATGCAGTGTTACTTAAAG ATCCTGTTGAACTATCAGCGTGAAATCAATAAGATTCTTCAACAGAACAAAGAACTTGTGGAAGCTGTTCATCAGTTGTCAGTAAACGGTGACGAATCAGCGTAA